The Mycolicibacterium hassiacum DSM 44199 genome includes a window with the following:
- a CDS encoding ArsA family ATPase, whose product MATPANSGRPVGWPSRLTKARLHFVTGKGGTGKSTIAASLALALAAGGRKVLLVEVEGRQGIAQLFDVPPLPYEEVKIATAEGGGTVNALAIDTEAAFLEYLDMFYNLGLAGRAMRRIGAVECATTIAPGLRDVLLTGKIREIVTRAEKGKQPVYDAVVVDSPPTGRIARFLDVTKAVSQLAKGGPVHGQAESVVKVLHSDLTAIHLVTLLEALPIQETVEAIEELRELDLPIGAVIVNRNIPNYLSPDDLDKAAEGVIDAEAVRSGLESVGISLSDTDFAGLLTETIQHASRIKARMATAEQLARLDVPRLELPQIADGIDLGSLYELAEELERQGVR is encoded by the coding sequence GTGGCTACCCCAGCGAACAGCGGTAGACCGGTCGGCTGGCCGTCGCGTCTGACCAAGGCGCGATTGCACTTCGTCACCGGCAAGGGCGGAACCGGCAAATCGACCATCGCGGCATCGCTGGCGCTGGCGCTGGCAGCGGGCGGCCGCAAGGTGCTGCTGGTGGAAGTCGAAGGACGCCAAGGCATTGCGCAGCTTTTCGACGTCCCACCGCTGCCGTACGAAGAGGTCAAGATCGCCACCGCCGAGGGCGGCGGAACCGTCAACGCCCTGGCCATCGACACCGAGGCGGCGTTCCTCGAATACCTCGACATGTTCTACAACCTCGGCCTGGCGGGCCGGGCCATGCGCCGCATCGGCGCGGTGGAGTGCGCCACCACGATCGCCCCCGGGCTGCGGGATGTGCTGCTGACCGGCAAGATCCGCGAGATCGTCACCCGCGCCGAGAAGGGCAAACAGCCGGTCTACGACGCGGTGGTCGTCGACTCGCCGCCCACCGGGCGCATCGCCCGCTTCCTCGATGTCACCAAGGCGGTCTCGCAGCTGGCCAAGGGCGGGCCGGTACACGGTCAGGCCGAGAGCGTGGTCAAGGTGCTGCACTCGGATTTGACCGCCATCCACCTGGTCACGCTGCTCGAGGCGCTGCCGATCCAGGAGACCGTGGAAGCGATCGAGGAGCTGCGCGAACTCGACCTGCCGATCGGCGCGGTGATCGTCAACCGCAACATCCCGAACTATCTGTCGCCCGACGACCTGGACAAGGCCGCCGAGGGCGTCATCGACGCCGAAGCGGTGCGCAGCGGCCTGGAGTCGGTCGGAATCAGCCTGTCCGACACGGACTTCGCCGGTCTGCTGACCGAGACCATCCAGCACGCCAGCCGGATCAAGGCCCGGATGGCGACCGCCGAACAGCTCGCCCGGCTGGATGTGCCGCGGCTGGAGCTGCCGCAGATCGCCGACGGGATCGACCTGGGCAGCCTGTACGAACTCGCCGAAGAACTCGAACGCCAGGGGGTCCGATAA
- a CDS encoding ArsA family ATPase has protein sequence MSVTPPALDMGSILRDTSNRVVVCCGAGGVGKTTTAASMALRAAEYGRTVVVLTIDPAKRLAQALGINDLGNTPQRVPLAPEVPGELHAMMLDMRRTFDEMVIQYSGPERAEAILDNQFYQTVATSLAGTQEYMAMEKLGQLLAQDKWDLVVVDTPPSRNALDFLDAPKRLGSFMDSRLWRLLLAPGRGFGRLVTGAVGLAMKGLSTVLGSQMLSDAANFVQSLDATFGGFREKAERTYDLLKRRGTQFVVVSAAEPDALREASFFVDRLSEEHMPLAGLILNRTHPMLCDLHADKAVEAAEQLENKDPDSLAAAVLRIHADRAVTAKREIRLLSRFTAANPHVPIVGVPSLPFDVSDLEALRAIADQITGELPAA, from the coding sequence GTGAGCGTCACCCCGCCGGCCCTCGACATGGGCTCGATCCTCAGGGACACCTCGAACCGGGTGGTGGTGTGCTGCGGCGCCGGCGGCGTCGGCAAGACCACCACCGCGGCGTCGATGGCGCTGCGCGCCGCCGAGTACGGCCGCACCGTCGTCGTGCTCACCATCGACCCGGCGAAGCGCCTCGCGCAGGCACTGGGTATCAACGACCTGGGCAACACCCCGCAGCGGGTGCCGTTGGCGCCGGAGGTGCCCGGTGAGCTGCACGCGATGATGCTCGACATGCGCCGGACCTTCGACGAGATGGTCATCCAGTACTCGGGTCCGGAACGCGCCGAGGCGATCCTGGACAACCAGTTCTATCAGACGGTGGCCACCTCGCTCGCGGGCACGCAGGAGTACATGGCCATGGAGAAGCTGGGACAGCTTCTGGCGCAAGACAAGTGGGATCTGGTTGTCGTCGACACCCCGCCGTCGCGCAACGCCCTGGACTTCCTGGATGCACCAAAACGGTTGGGCAGCTTCATGGACAGCCGTCTGTGGCGGTTGTTGCTGGCTCCCGGTCGCGGCTTCGGGCGACTGGTGACCGGCGCCGTCGGCTTGGCGATGAAGGGCCTGTCGACCGTGCTCGGCTCCCAGATGCTTTCGGACGCCGCGAATTTCGTGCAGTCACTGGATGCGACGTTCGGCGGTTTCCGGGAGAAGGCCGAGCGCACCTATGACCTGCTCAAGCGGCGGGGCACCCAGTTCGTGGTGGTGTCGGCGGCCGAACCCGATGCGCTGCGCGAGGCGTCGTTCTTCGTCGACCGACTCTCCGAGGAGCACATGCCACTGGCCGGGTTGATCCTCAACCGCACCCATCCGATGCTGTGCGACCTGCACGCCGACAAGGCGGTGGAGGCGGCCGAGCAACTGGAGAACAAAGACCCGGACTCGCTGGCGGCGGCGGTGCTGCGCATTCACGCCGACCGGGCGGTGACCGCCAAGCGGGAGATCCGGCTGTTGTCACGGTTCACCGCGGCCAATCCGCATGTGCCGATCGTCGGGGTGCCGTCGCTGCCGTTCGACGTCTCCGATCTGGAGGCGCTGCGCGCGATCGCCGACCAGATCACCGGGGAACTGCCGGCCGCCTAG
- a CDS encoding WhiB family transcriptional regulator: MSATRPAVRKQGTTSTARSVTHGRDPEARIAWVSQARCRETDPDELFVRGAAQRKAAVICRHCPVILECGADALDNRVEFGVWGGMTERQRRALLKQHPEVESWWDFFAAQRKQRNAV, translated from the coding sequence GTGTCTGCTACGAGACCCGCCGTGCGGAAGCAGGGGACGACTTCAACAGCTCGCAGTGTTACCCACGGTCGAGATCCCGAGGCGCGTATCGCCTGGGTATCGCAGGCTCGGTGCCGCGAGACCGACCCCGATGAACTGTTCGTGCGCGGCGCCGCGCAGCGCAAGGCCGCGGTGATCTGCCGGCACTGCCCGGTGATCCTGGAGTGCGGGGCCGATGCCCTCGACAACCGGGTCGAGTTCGGCGTGTGGGGCGGCATGACCGAACGGCAGCGTCGCGCTCTGTTGAAACAACATCCCGAGGTGGAGTCCTGGTGGGACTTCTTCGCCGCCCAGCGTAAACAGCGCAACGCCGTCTGA
- the ponA2 gene encoding transglycosylase/D,D-transpeptidase PonA2, with amino-acid sequence MSERPPTKPPLTVTLIKLAWCCLLAAVLLAGFLFPAVGVAGLMSNRASDVVANGSAQLVEGEVPQVSTMVDAQGNVIAWLYSQRRFEVPSDQIADTMKLAIVSIEDKRFAEHNGVDWQGTLTGLSGYLSGNLDTRGGSTIEQQYVKNYQLLVIAQTEAERRAAVETTPARKLREIRMALTLDKTFSKPEILTRYLNLVPFGNGAFGVQEAAQTYFGINASELNWEQAALLAGLVQSTTALNPYTNPEGALARRNVVLDTMIENIPEKADELRAAKEKPLGILPQPKELPRGCIAAGDRAFFCEYALEYLARAGISKEQVARGGYLIRTTLDPEVQAEVKRAVNEFARPDLDGVASVMSVIRPGKESHPVLAMASSRTYGLNPDAGETMQPQPFSLVGDGAGSVFKIFTVAAAMEMGMGINAQLDAPARFQAKGLGSGGARGCPPATWCVQNAGSYRGSMSVTDALATSPNTAFAKLISQVGVQRVVDMAVRLGLRSYALPGTARDYDPESNESLADFVKRQNIGSFTLGPIEVNPLELANVAATLASGGVWCPPTPIAEVIDRDGNPVPVTTEPCEQVVPEGLANTLANALSKDDKGAGTAAAAAGSVGWDLPMSGKTGTTESHRSSSFLGFTNQFAAANYIYDDSTSPGSLCSFPLRKCGGDGNLYGGNEPARTWFSAMKPIATKWGEVVLPPTDPQYVDGAPGSKVPSVAGLSESAARARLREAGFQVANEATPVNSSAPKGQVVGTSPSGQTVPGSIITLQVSNGIPPAPPPPPVGVPPLPAPVGQTVVQIPGLPPITVPVLGPPPPPDAPPPP; translated from the coding sequence ATGTCCGAGCGCCCGCCGACGAAACCCCCGCTGACGGTGACGCTCATCAAGCTGGCCTGGTGCTGCCTGCTGGCCGCCGTGCTGCTGGCCGGCTTCCTGTTCCCCGCCGTCGGCGTCGCCGGACTGATGTCCAACCGGGCCTCGGACGTGGTGGCCAACGGGTCGGCGCAGCTCGTCGAGGGTGAGGTGCCGCAGGTGTCGACGATGGTCGACGCCCAGGGCAATGTGATCGCCTGGCTCTACAGCCAGCGCCGCTTCGAGGTACCCAGCGACCAGATCGCCGACACCATGAAGCTGGCGATCGTGTCGATCGAGGACAAGCGGTTTGCCGAGCACAACGGCGTGGACTGGCAGGGCACGCTGACCGGCCTGTCGGGCTACCTGTCCGGCAACCTCGACACCCGCGGCGGTTCGACCATCGAGCAGCAGTACGTGAAGAACTACCAGCTGCTGGTGATCGCGCAGACCGAGGCCGAGCGGCGCGCGGCCGTGGAGACCACCCCGGCGCGCAAGCTGCGCGAGATCCGGATGGCGCTGACGCTGGACAAGACCTTCTCCAAACCGGAGATCCTCACCCGCTACCTGAACCTGGTGCCGTTCGGCAACGGCGCGTTCGGGGTCCAGGAGGCCGCCCAGACCTACTTCGGCATCAACGCCTCCGAACTGAACTGGGAGCAGGCCGCCCTGCTCGCCGGCCTGGTGCAGTCCACCACCGCGCTGAACCCCTACACCAATCCGGAGGGGGCGCTGGCCCGGCGCAACGTGGTGCTCGACACCATGATCGAGAACATCCCGGAGAAGGCCGACGAGCTGCGGGCGGCGAAGGAGAAGCCGCTGGGCATCCTGCCGCAGCCCAAGGAGCTGCCCCGGGGCTGCATCGCCGCCGGCGACCGGGCGTTCTTCTGCGAGTACGCGCTGGAGTATCTGGCCCGCGCCGGCATCAGCAAGGAGCAGGTGGCCCGCGGCGGGTACCTGATCCGCACCACGCTCGACCCCGAGGTGCAGGCCGAGGTCAAGCGCGCCGTCAACGAGTTCGCCCGTCCCGACCTCGACGGGGTGGCCAGCGTGATGAGCGTGATCAGACCGGGCAAGGAGTCCCACCCGGTGCTGGCGATGGCCAGCAGCCGCACCTACGGGCTGAATCCCGACGCCGGCGAGACCATGCAGCCGCAGCCGTTCTCGCTGGTTGGTGACGGTGCGGGGTCGGTGTTCAAGATCTTCACGGTGGCGGCCGCGATGGAGATGGGCATGGGGATCAACGCCCAGCTCGACGCGCCGGCCCGGTTCCAGGCCAAGGGGCTGGGCAGCGGCGGCGCCCGGGGCTGCCCGCCGGCGACGTGGTGCGTGCAGAACGCGGGCTCCTACCGCGGCAGCATGAGCGTCACCGACGCGCTGGCGACCTCACCGAACACCGCGTTCGCCAAGCTGATCTCCCAGGTGGGGGTGCAGCGGGTGGTCGATATGGCGGTGCGGCTGGGGCTGCGGTCCTACGCGCTGCCCGGCACCGCCCGCGACTACGACCCGGAGAGCAACGAAAGCCTCGCCGACTTCGTCAAGCGGCAGAACATCGGCTCCTTCACGCTGGGCCCGATCGAGGTCAACCCGCTGGAGTTGGCCAATGTCGCGGCCACGCTGGCCTCCGGCGGGGTGTGGTGCCCGCCCACCCCGATCGCCGAGGTGATCGACCGCGACGGCAACCCGGTGCCGGTGACCACCGAACCGTGCGAGCAGGTGGTGCCCGAAGGCCTGGCCAACACCCTGGCCAACGCATTGAGCAAGGACGACAAGGGCGCCGGCACCGCCGCGGCCGCGGCCGGCTCGGTGGGCTGGGATCTGCCGATGTCCGGCAAGACCGGCACCACCGAGTCGCACCGGTCGTCGAGCTTTTTGGGCTTCACCAATCAGTTCGCGGCCGCCAACTACATCTACGACGACTCCACGTCGCCGGGTTCGCTGTGCTCGTTCCCGCTGCGCAAGTGCGGCGGCGACGGCAACCTGTACGGCGGCAACGAGCCCGCCCGCACCTGGTTCAGCGCGATGAAGCCGATCGCCACCAAGTGGGGTGAGGTGGTGCTGCCGCCGACCGATCCGCAGTATGTCGACGGCGCTCCGGGCTCGAAGGTGCCCAGCGTGGCCGGCCTGTCGGAGAGCGCCGCGCGCGCCCGGTTGCGGGAGGCCGGTTTCCAGGTGGCCAACGAGGCGACGCCGGTGAACAGTTCGGCACCCAAGGGCCAGGTGGTCGGTACCTCGCCGAGCGGGCAGACGGTGCCGGGATCGATCATCACGCTGCAGGTGTCCAACGGCATCCCGCCGGCACCGCCGCCTCCGCCGGTCGGCGTGCCGCCGCTGCCGGCCCCGGTGGGCCAGACCGTGGTGCAGATCCCGGGGCTGCCGCCGATCACCGTGCCGGTGCTCGGCCCGCCGCCACCGCCGGACGCGCCGCCCCCGCCGTGA
- a CDS encoding metallophosphoesterase, protein MPVPSVLRNSAVVAAGSVLAGVGYATLIERNAFVLREVTMPVLAPGSSPLKVLHISDLHMRPQQRLKQAWLRELAAWQPDLVVNTGDNLAHPKAVPAVVQALGDLLSVPGIFVFGSNDYFGPRPKNPLKYLTKPDHRIYGEPLPWQDLRAAFTERGWLDMTHVRRELEVNGVLIAAAGVDDPHLSRDRYETVAGPANPAVDLRLGLTHSPEPRVLDRFAADGYQLVLAGHTHGGQVCLPFYGALVTNCGIDRSRVKGPSRWGANMQLHVSAGIGTSPYAPFRLCCRPEATLLTLVAAPIGGHDAGVRAGQSHPSVSVR, encoded by the coding sequence ATGCCTGTGCCTTCGGTCCTGAGGAACTCCGCGGTGGTTGCCGCCGGTTCGGTGCTGGCCGGCGTCGGTTACGCGACGCTGATCGAACGCAATGCGTTCGTGCTGCGCGAGGTGACCATGCCGGTGCTGGCGCCGGGTTCTTCGCCGCTGAAGGTGCTGCACATCAGCGATCTGCACATGCGTCCGCAGCAGCGTCTCAAGCAGGCCTGGCTGCGCGAACTGGCGGCCTGGCAGCCGGATCTGGTGGTCAACACCGGCGACAACCTGGCCCACCCCAAGGCGGTGCCGGCGGTGGTGCAGGCGCTCGGCGACCTGCTGTCGGTGCCCGGCATCTTCGTGTTCGGCAGCAACGACTACTTCGGTCCGCGGCCGAAGAACCCGCTGAAGTACCTGACCAAGCCCGATCACCGCATCTACGGTGAACCGCTGCCGTGGCAGGACCTGCGCGCGGCGTTCACCGAGCGCGGCTGGCTGGACATGACGCATGTGCGCCGCGAGCTGGAGGTCAACGGCGTGCTGATCGCGGCCGCCGGGGTCGACGATCCGCACCTGTCGCGGGACCGCTACGAGACTGTCGCCGGTCCGGCCAACCCGGCGGTCGATCTGCGGCTGGGGCTGACCCACTCGCCGGAGCCGCGGGTGCTCGACCGGTTCGCCGCCGACGGCTATCAGCTGGTGCTGGCCGGCCACACCCACGGCGGGCAGGTGTGCCTGCCGTTCTACGGCGCGCTGGTCACCAACTGCGGTATCGACCGGTCCCGGGTCAAGGGCCCGTCACGGTGGGGCGCGAACATGCAGCTGCACGTGTCGGCGGGTATCGGCACCTCGCCGTACGCGCCGTTCAGGCTGTGCTGCCGGCCGGAGGCCACGCTGCTGACACTGGTGGCCGCCCCGATCGGGGGCCACGACGCCGGGGTCCGCGCCGGCCAGTCCCACCCGAGCGTCTCGGTGCGGTGA